The Deltaproteobacteria bacterium genome window below encodes:
- a CDS encoding (2Fe-2S)-binding protein, producing MTSSDPPVPSRPRSATIIMQPDPPPPPAAARTIAQTAVKLPDNLEAPAPASPNLPATPEPGGPTVTMTIDGETVTVRKGTNVLEAAKLLGKDICHFCYHPGLSIAASCRQCLVEVEKNPKLQPSCQQIVGDGMVVHTQSEVVLEARRALLEFTLKNHPIDCPICDKAGECTLQRHYMDHDHQLTRVDVAKIRKPKHKDIGREIVLDAERCILCSRCIRFCEEIPGTGELTMTNRGDHEILDIAPGHRLDNAYSMNVVDICPVGALTAKDFRFAIRAWELRATPTTCTGCATGCAIELHTKHEHAHRIVPRFDEHVNGHWMCDEGRYTYHALDAEQRIRHARVDGDEVSLGHAIATVAKRLRGPGKKIAAVFSGTATCEANGALAELAELLGADRFVVGRPPGKTDALLRDADKNPNLRGAIAAAGNARHEGELGLELAGRAYDAVLFVDATLELSEVVRKALGSITSVCMADRASNLAQACAIVLPATSWAESLGGIINRQGRLRVLQPAWRPEGDRREAADLIRDIALALGERDLGSSRERSRALAETHDNAELRRLTADPVAARPTLLRFAHSRG from the coding sequence ATGACCAGCTCCGATCCGCCCGTGCCCAGCCGCCCCCGTTCGGCGACCATCATCATGCAGCCCGATCCGCCGCCGCCCCCGGCCGCGGCGCGGACGATTGCGCAGACCGCCGTGAAGCTGCCGGACAACCTCGAGGCGCCGGCGCCGGCCAGCCCGAACCTGCCGGCCACGCCCGAGCCCGGCGGCCCGACCGTCACGATGACGATCGACGGCGAGACCGTCACGGTGCGCAAGGGCACCAACGTGCTCGAGGCCGCCAAGCTGCTCGGCAAGGACATCTGCCACTTCTGCTACCACCCGGGGCTGTCGATCGCCGCCAGCTGCCGGCAGTGCCTGGTCGAGGTCGAGAAGAACCCGAAGCTGCAGCCCTCGTGTCAGCAGATCGTCGGCGACGGCATGGTCGTGCACACGCAGAGCGAGGTCGTGCTCGAGGCCCGACGCGCGCTGCTCGAGTTCACGCTCAAGAACCATCCGATCGACTGCCCGATCTGCGACAAGGCCGGCGAGTGCACGCTGCAGCGGCACTACATGGACCACGATCATCAGCTCACGCGGGTGGACGTCGCCAAGATCCGCAAGCCCAAGCACAAGGACATCGGCCGCGAGATCGTGCTCGACGCCGAGCGCTGCATCCTGTGCTCGCGCTGCATCCGGTTCTGCGAGGAGATTCCCGGCACCGGCGAGCTGACGATGACCAACCGGGGTGACCACGAGATCCTCGACATCGCGCCCGGTCATCGCCTCGACAACGCGTACTCGATGAACGTGGTCGACATCTGCCCGGTCGGCGCGCTCACGGCCAAGGACTTCCGCTTCGCGATCCGAGCGTGGGAGCTGCGGGCGACGCCGACCACCTGCACCGGCTGCGCGACCGGCTGCGCGATCGAGCTGCACACCAAGCACGAGCATGCGCACCGCATCGTGCCGCGCTTCGACGAGCACGTGAACGGCCACTGGATGTGCGACGAGGGTCGCTACACGTACCACGCGCTCGACGCCGAGCAGCGCATCCGCCACGCGCGGGTCGACGGCGACGAAGTCTCGCTCGGCCACGCGATCGCGACCGTGGCCAAGCGCCTGCGCGGGCCCGGCAAGAAGATTGCCGCGGTGTTCTCGGGCACGGCGACCTGCGAGGCCAACGGCGCACTCGCCGAGCTCGCCGAGCTCCTGGGGGCGGACCGCTTCGTGGTGGGACGCCCGCCCGGCAAGACCGACGCGCTGCTGCGCGACGCCGACAAGAACCCCAACCTGCGCGGTGCAATCGCAGCGGCCGGCAACGCGCGCCACGAGGGCGAGCTCGGCCTCGAACTCGCCGGTCGGGCCTACGACGCGGTGCTGTTCGTCGACGCCACGCTCGAGCTCTCGGAGGTCGTGCGCAAGGCGCTGGGCTCGATCACCAGCGTGTGCATGGCCGACCGCGCCAGCAACCTGGCGCAGGCCTGTGCAATCGTGCTGCCCGCGACCAGCTGGGCCGAGAGCCTGGGCGGCATCATCAACCGCCAGGGGCGCCTGCGGGTGCTGCAGCCGGCGTGGCGGCCCGAAGGCGACCGCCGCGAGGCCGCCGACCTCATCCGCGACATCGCACTCGCGCTGGGCGAGCGCGACCTCGGCTCGAGCCGCGAGCGCTCGCGGGCGCTGGCCGAGACCCACGACAACGCCGAGCTGCGACGCCTGACCGCCGACCCGGTCGCCGCACGCCCGACCCTGCTCCGCTTCGCCCACAGCCGCGGTTGA